One Indicator indicator isolate 239-I01 chromosome Z, UM_Iind_1.1, whole genome shotgun sequence genomic window carries:
- the LOC128979344 gene encoding sperm-associated antigen 4 protein-like yields the protein MRTRASSRSQEAAWLKREPSSNKERSSVETEDISTPAQDECFFSMKMNLTSPCSFITVLFQHENEPDQPMFVHHCEEDHHLDQEEAYLHSVLIDESCCSWNMLIMWKKFSQELQVLMEEVAHQAAEISMLKDSQQMKEAVSASRSTSDWPLRGTGDAIYLHPSSSSSAQFCKVFWFLCAPLLQDTDTFVQMDNSPGHCWPFQGSWSKVLIRLSTPVRPSAITIQHNSKMASPLGTVSSAPRDFTVSGLDEEDKEEILLGTFIYTVQKDPTQTFLLQNGIPRAFGILKLVIWSNWGTPGYTCIHQVQVHGKIT from the exons ATGAGGACAAGGGCATCTTCAAGAAGCCAAGAGGCTGCCTGGCTGAAGAGAGAACCCAGCAGCAACAAGGAAAGGTCTTCGGTGGAGACTGAGGACATCAGCACTCCTGCTCAAGATGAGT GCTTTTTCAGCATGAAAATGAACCTGACCAGCCCATGTTCGTTCATCACTGT GCTTTTTCAGCATGAAAATGAACCTGACCAGCCCATGTTCGTTCATCACTGT GAAGAAGATCACCACCTTGATCAAGAAGAGGCCTATCTTCACAGTGTTCTTATTGATGAGTCTTGCTGCTCTTG GAACATGCTCATCATGTGGAAGAAGTTCTCCCAAGAGCTGCAAGTGCTGATGGAAGAGGTGGCACACCAGGCTGCTGAGATCAGCATGTTGAAG GACTCTCAGCAAATGAAAGAGGCAGTGTCTGCCAGTAGAAGTACGTCTGACTGGCCTCTGAGAGGCACAG gGGATGCCATCTACCTGCATCCATCATCCAGTAGCTCAGCACAGTTCTGCAAGGTATTTTGGTTCCTGTGTGCTCCACTCCTTCAGGATACAGATACCTTTGTGCAG aTGGACAATTCCCCAGGACACTGCTGGCCTTTCCAAGGTTCTTGGAGCAAGGTGCTAATCCGGTTGTCCACACCAGTACGACCATCAGCCATCACCATACAGCACAACTCAAAGATGGCCTCTCCGCTGGGGACTGTCAGTAGTGCTCCCCGAGATTTCACAGTCTCT GGACTAGATGAGGAAGACAAGGAGGAAattctgctggggacattcaTCTATACTGTGCAGAAAGACCCGACCCAGACCTTCCTGCTGCAG AATGGAATCCCCAGAGCCTTTGGGATTCTGAAGCTTGTTATATGGAGCAACTGGGGAACACCAGGATATACGTGCATTCATCAAGTGCAGGTGCATGGGAAGATCACTTGA